From the Trichocoleus desertorum ATA4-8-CV12 genome, one window contains:
- a CDS encoding DUF2949 domain-containing protein yields the protein MAPATYSRFIRFLQEDLSISAASIAIALRHREQDPGPLPMILWQYGLVTLEQLNCIFDWLETV from the coding sequence ATGGCACCCGCAACCTATTCTCGATTTATTCGGTTTTTACAAGAGGATTTATCCATTTCTGCTGCTTCGATCGCGATCGCCCTGCGCCATCGGGAGCAAGACCCAGGACCATTACCTATGATCCTCTGGCAGTATGGCTTAGTTACCTTAGAGCAGCTTAATTGCATTTTCGATTGGTTGGAGACTGTTTAG
- the pdxA gene encoding 4-hydroxythreonine-4-phosphate dehydrogenase PdxA — protein MRIQSTRSASALLASQPRPRLAVTLGDPAGIGPEVVLKALADPAVTHNCEITVVGSQTALNRVYQQLSEQQQRLSGVNASGVNGAEAEPLANPDALSIWDVPLDQATESKIAVGTESAASGAASFAYLETAIARTLAGEFDGIVTGPIAKSAWKAAGHEYPGQTELLAERAGVQRFGMLFVARSPHSNWTLRTLLATTHIPLRQVPDVLTPELMTTKLELLAECLQQDFGLTTPRIAIAGLNPHSGEQGQLGSEEQDWLIPWLEQARQRWPQLQLEGPVPPDTLWVKPGQAWYGTASAEGSAHDAYLALYHDQGLIPVKLLAFDRAINTSIGLPFIRTSPDHGTAFDIAGRGVANPNSMKAAVQLAAELATRRMAAVSQT, from the coding sequence ATGAGAATTCAATCCACTCGAAGTGCCTCAGCTTTGCTTGCCTCCCAACCACGTCCTCGCTTAGCTGTGACGTTAGGAGATCCCGCAGGAATTGGCCCCGAAGTGGTTTTGAAAGCTTTAGCCGACCCAGCCGTGACGCACAACTGCGAGATTACAGTCGTAGGCAGTCAAACAGCGTTAAATCGAGTCTATCAACAACTGAGTGAGCAACAGCAACGCTTAAGTGGAGTAAATGCAAGTGGAGTCAATGGAGCGGAAGCTGAACCATTGGCAAATCCCGATGCGCTGTCGATCTGGGATGTCCCGCTGGATCAAGCCACTGAGTCAAAAATTGCGGTGGGCACAGAAAGTGCAGCGAGTGGTGCGGCAAGTTTCGCTTATCTAGAAACAGCGATCGCTCGGACGTTGGCAGGAGAATTTGATGGCATCGTGACGGGCCCCATTGCTAAGTCAGCCTGGAAAGCCGCAGGGCATGAGTATCCGGGCCAAACAGAGTTGTTGGCCGAGCGAGCGGGAGTGCAGCGCTTTGGTATGCTCTTTGTCGCGCGATCGCCCCATAGTAACTGGACGTTACGAACACTGCTTGCCACCACTCATATTCCACTCCGTCAAGTGCCTGATGTGTTAACGCCAGAGCTGATGACAACCAAGTTAGAGTTATTAGCAGAGTGCTTACAGCAAGACTTTGGCCTCACCACACCCCGAATTGCGATCGCAGGTCTCAATCCTCATAGTGGTGAGCAAGGGCAGTTAGGCAGCGAGGAGCAGGATTGGCTGATTCCGTGGCTAGAGCAAGCGCGTCAACGGTGGCCACAGTTGCAGCTCGAAGGGCCAGTGCCTCCAGATACGCTTTGGGTGAAACCTGGTCAAGCTTGGTATGGTACTGCTAGTGCAGAAGGCTCGGCTCATGATGCTTATTTGGCGCTGTATCACGACCAGGGCTTAATCCCCGTCAAGCTGTTAGCCTTTGATCGAGCCATTAATACTTCCATTGGCCTGCCCTTTATTCGTACCTCGCCCGATCACGGCACCGCTTTTGATATTGCAGGTCGAGGAGTTGCCAACCCTAACAGCATGAAAGCAGCCGTACAACTAGCAGCCGAATTAGCGACTCGTAGAATGGCAGCCGTCAGCCAAACTTGA
- a CDS encoding SDR family oxidoreductase: protein MQLLVVGATGTLGRQVARRALDEGHQVRCLVRSLRKAAFLKEWGAELVQGDLCEPDSLIPALKDVNAVIDAATSRPTDSLSMRQVDWEGKVALIQAAKVSGVDRFIFFSILNADQYPDVPLMEIKRCTELFLAESGLNYTILQPCGFLQGLIGQYAIPILEKQAVWVTGEATPIAYMDTQDIAKFAIRALSVPKTENKTFPVVGSRAWGSYEIIRLCERLSSKEAKVTRMPMGLLRSSRRIARFFQWGWNLADRLAFTEVLATGKPLQAPMDEIYSTFGLDPQETTTLEVYLQDYFGRILKKLKELDYEQTQSAKQTNKKTAFKSGFFK, encoded by the coding sequence ATGCAGTTATTAGTTGTCGGTGCCACTGGCACTTTGGGAAGGCAAGTAGCTCGTCGTGCCCTCGACGAGGGGCATCAGGTTCGGTGCTTAGTCCGCAGTCTCAGGAAGGCAGCTTTCTTGAAGGAGTGGGGAGCTGAACTTGTACAGGGAGACTTGTGTGAACCGGACAGTCTCATTCCAGCTCTCAAGGATGTTAACGCTGTAATTGACGCTGCTACTAGTCGGCCTACGGATTCTCTCAGCATGAGACAAGTAGATTGGGAAGGCAAAGTGGCTTTAATCCAAGCGGCTAAAGTGTCTGGAGTCGATCGCTTTATCTTCTTCTCAATTTTGAATGCTGATCAGTATCCCGATGTGCCCCTGATGGAAATCAAGCGGTGCACCGAGCTATTTTTAGCTGAATCTGGCTTGAACTACACAATTTTGCAACCGTGTGGTTTCCTGCAAGGCTTAATTGGGCAATACGCCATTCCGATTTTAGAAAAACAAGCGGTTTGGGTCACCGGAGAAGCAACACCCATTGCCTACATGGACACCCAAGATATTGCTAAGTTTGCAATCCGTGCCCTCTCTGTTCCCAAAACTGAAAACAAAACTTTTCCGGTCGTAGGTTCACGGGCTTGGGGCAGTTACGAGATTATTCGGCTTTGTGAGCGCCTTTCGAGTAAGGAAGCCAAAGTGACCCGGATGCCAATGGGCTTATTGCGGTCTTCGCGTCGAATTGCGCGATTCTTTCAGTGGGGCTGGAACTTAGCCGATCGCTTGGCTTTTACTGAAGTCTTAGCCACGGGAAAACCGCTGCAAGCTCCAATGGATGAGATCTACAGCACTTTTGGGCTTGATCCACAAGAAACCACAACGCTAGAAGTTTATTTACAAGACTACTTCGGTCGCATCTTGAAGAAACTCAAGGAATTAGATTACGAGCAAACTCAATCTGCCAAGCAAACTAACAAGAAGACCGCTTTCAAGTCTGGTTTCTTTAAATAA
- a CDS encoding metalloregulator ArsR/SmtB family transcription factor, translated as MSNLESLSTCPTPVDTAVVAEDLNCKEQHPVSLSNVRQLHRDILSVDKAQRMAEFFSLLGDTNRLRIVSALAVQELCVCDLAAAVKMSESAVSHQLRALRSMRLVGYRKQGRNVFYYLKDSHVLNLYREVADHLDEPED; from the coding sequence ATGTCTAATCTTGAGTCTCTGTCTACCTGCCCTACCCCAGTGGACACCGCTGTTGTGGCAGAGGATCTCAATTGTAAAGAGCAGCACCCAGTCAGTCTGAGCAATGTGCGGCAACTACATCGAGACATTCTCAGTGTGGACAAGGCTCAGCGAATGGCAGAATTTTTTAGTTTGTTAGGAGATACGAACCGCCTGAGAATTGTCTCAGCGCTGGCGGTGCAAGAACTGTGCGTTTGTGATCTGGCTGCCGCTGTCAAAATGAGCGAGTCGGCTGTGTCTCATCAGTTGCGAGCTTTGCGTAGCATGCGTTTGGTGGGCTATCGCAAGCAAGGCCGCAATGTTTTCTATTACCTCAAAGATAGCCACGTGCTGAACTTATATCGAGAGGTGGCTGATCACTTGGATGAACCGGAAGACTAA
- a CDS encoding NAD(+) kinase — protein sequence MPKVGIIYNDIKPTACRIAEELEDKLIASGWQVYSTTGIGGILGCSGPEGPICHTPIEHLIPPGFDETMTFAIVLGGDGTVLSAFRQVAPCNIPLLTVNTGHMGFLTEAYLNQLPQALDLVLAGQYEVEERAMLSVQVLREDNLLWEALCLNEMVMHREPLTSMCHFEIEIGRHAPVDIAADGIIVSTPTGSTAYSLSAGGPVITPGVPVLQLVPICPHSLASRALVFADSEPVTIFSANPNRLVMVVDGNAGCYILPEDRVRMVRSQYSARFIRLQPPEFFHLLREKLGWGLPHIAKPTSVELP from the coding sequence GTGCCCAAAGTCGGCATTATCTACAACGACATTAAACCGACCGCTTGTCGCATAGCTGAGGAGCTAGAAGACAAGCTCATCGCTAGTGGTTGGCAGGTTTACTCAACTACAGGGATCGGGGGAATTCTTGGCTGCTCCGGACCAGAGGGACCGATCTGTCACACGCCCATTGAGCATCTAATTCCCCCTGGGTTTGATGAAACAATGACTTTTGCGATTGTTTTAGGGGGCGACGGTACGGTGCTCTCTGCTTTTCGCCAAGTGGCTCCTTGCAATATTCCCTTACTGACCGTCAACACAGGTCACATGGGGTTTTTAACGGAAGCCTACTTAAACCAATTGCCGCAAGCGTTAGATTTGGTTCTAGCGGGTCAGTATGAGGTAGAAGAGCGGGCCATGCTCTCGGTCCAGGTCTTGCGAGAAGATAACCTGTTGTGGGAAGCTCTCTGCCTCAACGAGATGGTTATGCATCGAGAGCCGCTGACCAGCATGTGCCATTTTGAGATTGAGATTGGTCGGCACGCTCCTGTCGATATTGCTGCTGATGGCATCATTGTTTCCACGCCCACAGGTTCTACCGCCTATTCTTTGTCAGCGGGTGGTCCTGTGATTACTCCAGGCGTCCCAGTTTTGCAGCTAGTCCCCATTTGTCCGCATTCCCTGGCTTCACGGGCTCTGGTGTTTGCGGACAGTGAACCCGTGACTATTTTTTCTGCTAATCCTAATCGGTTAGTGATGGTGGTAGATGGCAATGCGGGCTGCTATATCTTGCCAGAAGATCGGGTTCGGATGGTGCGATCGCAATACTCTGCTCGTTTCATTCGGCTGCAACCGCCAGAGTTTTTCCACTTGCTTAGAGAAAAGCTGGGCTGGGGACTGCCTCACATTGCCAAGCCCACCTCTGTAGAGTTGCCTTAA
- a CDS encoding response regulator transcription factor gives MSTVNSDRSPCILLIEPDEALAQHVMLDLKEFGYEAVVAHDASSGLHQAHALQPALIVVDRLLSGESGLKLCNYLRSTGARVPVLMLMARDSVDDRVACLEAGADDYFLKPYRTEEFLKLVRLYLQPETHSTEQLRFGELVLDLATRRALRNGRAIELTMKEFELLKYLMEHPREVLTREQILENVWGYDFLGESNVIEVYIRYLRLKIEDEGEKRLIQTVRGVGYVLREA, from the coding sequence ATGAGTACCGTTAATTCTGACCGCAGTCCCTGCATTCTGCTAATTGAGCCAGATGAAGCTTTAGCGCAACATGTCATGCTCGACCTTAAGGAGTTTGGCTATGAAGCGGTGGTGGCACATGATGCGAGTAGTGGCTTGCACCAAGCCCATGCTCTACAACCTGCCTTAATTGTGGTCGATCGCCTGTTATCGGGAGAGTCGGGCTTAAAACTGTGCAATTACCTCCGGAGTACAGGTGCCCGTGTCCCTGTGCTCATGTTGATGGCTCGTGATTCTGTAGACGATCGCGTGGCTTGTTTGGAAGCAGGAGCCGATGATTATTTCCTCAAGCCTTACCGTACAGAAGAATTTCTGAAACTAGTACGGCTCTATTTACAGCCCGAAACCCACAGTACCGAACAACTGCGCTTTGGCGAATTAGTTTTAGATTTGGCGACCCGCAGAGCGCTTCGTAATGGGCGGGCGATTGAGCTGACGATGAAGGAATTTGAACTGCTCAAGTATTTAATGGAGCATCCCCGTGAAGTTCTGACCCGTGAACAAATCTTGGAAAATGTCTGGGGCTACGACTTTTTAGGTGAATCCAACGTCATTGAAGTATACATCCGCTATCTTCGGCTCAAGATTGAAGACGAGGGTGAGAAACGCTTGATTCAAACTGTACGAGGCGTCGGCTATGTTCTCCGCGAAGCATAA
- the lpdA gene encoding dihydrolipoyl dehydrogenase → MSQGFDYDLVILGAGVGGHGAALHAVSCGLKTAIVEAADMGGTCVNRGCIPSKALLAASGRVRELRNAHHLKAMGIQVSQVDFDRQAIADHANNLVSKIRGDLTNSLKRLGVDVIQGWGKVAGPQKVSIETPTGERVVTAQDVMLAPGSVPWVPPGVEVDGKTVFTSDDAVRLESLPPWVAIIGSGYIGLEFSDVYSALGAEITLIEALDQLMPGFDPDIAKLAQRVLIAPRDIETKVGMLAKRVIPGSPVVIELADAKTKEVVEVLEVDACLVATGRIPATQNLGLEAVGVEIDRRGFIPVNDRMAVLVDGQPAAHLWAIGDATGKMQLAHAASAQGVVAVENICGRDRQVDYRSIPAAAFTHPEISFVGMTEPAAKALGEAEGFKVATSKTYFKGNSKALAEGETEGVAKVIYREDTGEVLGVHIFGLHASDLIQEAANAIAQRHSVKDLAYMVHTHPTLSEVLDEAFKRAVAAH, encoded by the coding sequence GTGAGTCAGGGATTTGATTACGATTTAGTTATTCTCGGCGCAGGGGTCGGGGGACATGGAGCGGCACTGCATGCAGTGAGCTGTGGTTTGAAAACTGCCATCGTCGAAGCGGCTGATATGGGCGGCACCTGTGTCAATCGTGGTTGTATCCCCTCTAAAGCTCTTCTGGCAGCTTCGGGGCGGGTGCGGGAACTACGGAATGCTCATCACCTCAAGGCAATGGGGATTCAAGTCAGCCAAGTTGACTTTGATCGGCAAGCGATCGCCGACCACGCTAACAATTTGGTTAGCAAAATTCGAGGCGACCTCACCAACAGCCTGAAGCGCTTGGGTGTGGATGTGATTCAAGGTTGGGGCAAAGTTGCAGGCCCACAAAAAGTTTCAATTGAAACTCCCACGGGCGAAAGAGTGGTCACCGCTCAAGACGTAATGTTGGCTCCTGGCTCCGTGCCTTGGGTGCCGCCTGGGGTAGAAGTGGATGGCAAGACCGTGTTTACCAGCGATGACGCGGTCAGACTAGAATCTCTGCCGCCTTGGGTCGCCATTATTGGCAGCGGCTACATTGGCTTGGAGTTTTCTGACGTTTACTCAGCTCTGGGCGCGGAAATCACTCTAATTGAGGCGTTGGATCAACTGATGCCTGGGTTTGATCCAGATATCGCCAAGTTGGCGCAACGGGTGCTGATTGCTCCCCGCGACATTGAAACCAAAGTTGGCATGCTGGCGAAACGAGTGATTCCTGGTTCGCCAGTCGTAATCGAGCTGGCGGATGCCAAAACCAAGGAAGTGGTAGAAGTGCTGGAAGTCGATGCTTGCTTAGTGGCGACTGGACGCATCCCCGCAACGCAGAATTTAGGTCTAGAAGCAGTTGGCGTAGAAATCGATCGCCGTGGCTTCATCCCCGTCAACGATCGGATGGCGGTGCTGGTGGATGGCCAACCTGCGGCTCACTTATGGGCAATTGGCGATGCTACAGGCAAGATGCAACTCGCTCACGCCGCCTCTGCTCAGGGAGTTGTGGCTGTTGAGAATATTTGTGGTCGCGATCGCCAAGTGGACTACCGCAGTATTCCTGCTGCTGCCTTTACCCATCCAGAAATTAGCTTTGTCGGCATGACTGAACCCGCAGCAAAAGCCTTGGGAGAAGCAGAAGGATTTAAAGTGGCGACTTCTAAGACCTACTTTAAAGGCAACTCGAAAGCCCTGGCAGAAGGTGAAACAGAAGGTGTCGCTAAAGTGATTTATCGCGAGGACACAGGTGAAGTCTTAGGTGTGCATATCTTTGGTCTGCATGCTTCTGACCTCATCCAAGAAGCAGCCAACGCGATCGCTCAGCGTCATTCTGTGAAGGATCTCGCTTACATGGTGCATACTCATCCCACCCTTTCCGAAGTGTTGGATGAAGCCTTCAAGCGGGCAGTCGCAGCTCACTAA
- a CDS encoding cation diffusion facilitator family transporter: MVFDNRSQVRKVLIITLLLNIFVMLLKAFVGWSTGSLSLLADALHSVTDSANNILGLVASRFSSPEPDRDHPYGHQKFEAVGALGIAAFLGIACFEILQGAVERLFQGSEPVKISASELWILLLVLGVNIFVTFYERAVGQRVNSPILIADAQHTMSDVWVTISVLAGLVGIWIWNIQLLDLFLSFPVALLVFTSGWSVLRSNLPWLVDEMAIAPEAIHAIAAQVPGVINCHSIASRGILGRQVFIEMHLIVGADDVETAHQITEAVETRLEERYGPAQINIHVEPPAYVSHQISYESDLS; this comes from the coding sequence ATGGTATTTGACAATCGTTCTCAAGTTCGTAAGGTGTTGATTATCACCCTGCTACTTAATATATTTGTAATGCTCTTAAAAGCGTTTGTGGGATGGTCAACCGGGTCGCTGAGCCTACTAGCAGATGCTTTGCACAGTGTTACAGATAGCGCTAACAATATTTTAGGGCTGGTAGCCAGTCGTTTTTCCTCTCCCGAACCCGATCGCGATCACCCCTATGGGCATCAAAAATTTGAAGCCGTTGGAGCTTTAGGCATTGCGGCTTTTTTGGGCATTGCCTGTTTTGAGATTCTTCAAGGAGCAGTGGAGCGTTTATTTCAGGGCAGCGAACCTGTAAAAATCTCGGCTTCTGAGTTGTGGATCTTGCTGCTGGTGCTAGGGGTCAACATTTTTGTCACCTTTTATGAGCGGGCTGTAGGTCAACGAGTCAACAGCCCCATCTTGATTGCAGATGCTCAGCATACGATGAGTGATGTTTGGGTCACGATTAGTGTGCTGGCGGGGTTAGTTGGCATTTGGATCTGGAATATCCAGTTGCTCGACTTATTTTTGTCGTTTCCGGTCGCGCTTTTGGTGTTTACCAGTGGTTGGTCAGTTCTACGGTCTAACTTGCCTTGGTTAGTGGATGAAATGGCGATCGCTCCTGAAGCTATTCATGCGATCGCAGCGCAAGTCCCTGGGGTCATCAACTGCCACAGTATTGCCTCCAGGGGGATATTAGGTCGGCAGGTTTTCATCGAAATGCACTTGATTGTGGGGGCTGATGACGTTGAAACTGCCCACCAAATTACCGAAGCAGTAGAAACACGGCTAGAAGAACGATACGGCCCTGCCCAAATCAATATTCATGTGGAACCACCTGCTTATGTGTCCCACCAAATTAGCTATGAGAGTGATCTGTCTTAA
- the trpC gene encoding indole-3-glycerol phosphate synthase TrpC, which yields MQIRRRSPNPAIAVQELRYQVVVPDAAPRHILEEIVWHKEVEVDQMREKQPLLELQKQVRTVAPPRNFVEALRQSQTQPAVIAEVKKASPSKGLLREDFDPVAIAQAYKEGGATCVSVLTDQKFFQGGFANLSKVRAAIDLPLLCKDFIIYPYQIYLARCHGADAVLLIASILSDKDLQYFVKITNALNMTALIEVHTLEELDRVLALTGVALVGINNRNLENFSVDLQTTCHLLAARNQQLQERGILVVSESGLHQPADLSLVAEAGAKAVLIGESLVKQSDPAQALRQILATSATAATPKAAL from the coding sequence ATGCAAATTCGTCGTCGTTCACCGAATCCTGCAATTGCTGTCCAAGAATTGCGCTATCAGGTTGTTGTGCCAGACGCTGCGCCCCGCCACATTTTGGAAGAAATTGTTTGGCATAAAGAAGTTGAAGTAGATCAAATGCGGGAGAAGCAGCCTTTACTGGAGCTGCAAAAGCAGGTTCGGACGGTCGCGCCTCCTCGCAACTTTGTGGAAGCCCTACGACAAAGCCAAACCCAGCCCGCTGTAATTGCGGAGGTCAAGAAAGCATCTCCCAGTAAAGGGCTATTGCGAGAAGACTTCGATCCTGTGGCGATCGCCCAAGCCTACAAAGAGGGTGGAGCGACCTGCGTCTCAGTTTTAACGGATCAAAAATTTTTTCAAGGCGGTTTTGCCAATCTTTCCAAGGTCCGGGCTGCAATTGACCTGCCTCTACTCTGCAAAGACTTTATTATCTACCCGTACCAAATCTACTTGGCTCGGTGCCACGGTGCAGATGCAGTGCTACTCATTGCCTCGATTCTTTCGGACAAAGACTTACAGTACTTTGTCAAAATTACAAATGCCTTGAACATGACCGCTTTAATTGAGGTGCATACCTTGGAAGAGCTGGACCGAGTTCTGGCGTTAACAGGTGTCGCCCTAGTTGGCATTAACAACCGCAACTTAGAAAACTTCTCCGTTGACTTGCAAACCACCTGTCACCTCCTCGCAGCTCGCAACCAGCAACTTCAGGAGCGAGGTATTCTAGTGGTGAGTGAGTCAGGACTGCATCAGCCTGCTGATTTAAGCTTGGTTGCTGAAGCGGGGGCAAAGGCAGTTCTGATTGGCGAATCTTTAGTCAAGCAAAGTGATCCAGCGCAGGCTTTGCGACAGATATTAGCGACCTCTGCAACCGCAGCGACCCCAAAGGCAGCTTTATAA
- a CDS encoding PetM family cytochrome b6-f complex subunit 7, translating to MNGEILNAAVLSFTLILVGLGMGFLLLKIQGGEE from the coding sequence ATGAATGGTGAAATTCTCAATGCAGCGGTTCTGTCCTTTACCCTGATCTTGGTCGGGTTGGGCATGGGTTTTCTGCTGCTAAAAATTCAAGGCGGCGAAGAGTAA
- a CDS encoding DUF5340 domain-containing protein encodes MEPIPLPSHVHYELLLQLLERQTMFAVKQRSLQSEQVHELISTLRKALAQQKRLEENCQRANQPIEYRWSLNNSEAEKTAPSE; translated from the coding sequence ATGGAGCCGATTCCTCTTCCCTCTCACGTTCACTATGAGTTGCTACTACAACTGCTAGAACGGCAGACGATGTTTGCTGTCAAGCAAAGGTCACTTCAAAGTGAGCAAGTACACGAACTCATCAGCACTCTACGTAAGGCATTGGCTCAGCAAAAGCGATTAGAGGAAAACTGTCAACGCGCTAACCAGCCCATTGAGTACCGTTGGTCTCTCAACAATTCGGAAGCCGAAAAAACAGCTCCATCTGAATAG
- a CDS encoding DUF4327 family protein, giving the protein MIQSIQYSISLIQDEARHLVQQGVVSRQQPIYALCKYIPAREWALVECELERSNFLLRDRIGDLISCENWEND; this is encoded by the coding sequence ATGATTCAGTCCATTCAATATTCTATTAGCTTGATTCAGGACGAAGCACGACACCTCGTGCAGCAAGGCGTTGTCAGTCGTCAGCAACCGATTTACGCACTTTGCAAGTACATTCCTGCTCGTGAGTGGGCCTTGGTGGAATGTGAACTGGAGCGCAGCAATTTCTTGCTCAGAGACCGCATTGGGGATCTAATCAGCTGCGAAAATTGGGAAAACGATTAG
- a CDS encoding RNA methyltransferase has protein sequence MLTSLQNSLVKQLRKLHRARDRREQQLFLLEGTHLLEEACAVNYPLATLCCTPEWQANHEQLWQQVSQTAQRLELVSPEVLKAIATTVEPDGVIATAQRQPEQIQLSEITSLGLVLETIQDPGNLGTMIRAAAAAGAEGLWLSADSVDLDHPKVLRASAGQWFRLPMAVSADLKTVVADYQAQGMQVVATLPDAALTYWEADLRQPTLILLGNEGAGLSEEVATLADQQVKIPLRSGVESLNVAIAAALILYEAQRQRGFNPEAPSS, from the coding sequence ATGTTGACCAGTCTGCAAAATTCTCTCGTTAAGCAACTTCGTAAGTTACACCGGGCTAGAGATCGCCGGGAGCAGCAATTGTTTTTGCTGGAAGGCACTCACTTACTAGAAGAAGCTTGTGCCGTGAATTATCCGTTGGCAACCCTCTGTTGCACTCCAGAGTGGCAAGCCAATCATGAGCAGTTATGGCAGCAAGTGAGTCAAACCGCGCAACGACTAGAACTGGTGAGCCCTGAAGTGTTGAAGGCGATCGCAACTACTGTAGAACCTGACGGCGTAATTGCGACAGCCCAGCGTCAGCCAGAGCAGATTCAACTAAGCGAAATTACCAGCCTGGGTCTGGTGCTAGAAACCATTCAAGATCCAGGAAATTTGGGCACCATGATTCGGGCCGCCGCAGCCGCCGGGGCAGAAGGGTTGTGGCTCAGTGCTGACAGCGTGGATCTTGACCATCCCAAAGTATTGCGGGCCTCTGCGGGGCAATGGTTCCGGCTGCCGATGGCTGTCAGTGCAGATTTGAAAACGGTCGTGGCTGATTACCAAGCTCAGGGCATGCAAGTCGTGGCCACTCTGCCAGATGCGGCCCTAACTTACTGGGAAGCTGATTTGCGGCAACCTACATTAATTTTGCTCGGTAATGAAGGCGCAGGACTCTCTGAGGAAGTAGCAACTTTGGCGGATCAACAAGTCAAGATTCCCCTTAGGTCCGGGGTTGAATCCTTGAACGTGGCGATCGCCGCTGCCTTAATACTGTACGAAGCCCAGCGACAACGAGGGTTCAATCCTGAGGCTCCTTCCAGTTAA
- a CDS encoding DUF192 domain-containing protein codes for MFSAKHKTNWLTYSVKPWPKLLCVGLSGFLLACTSPSSSIAPSSQAQRPLDTQPSSPSVKPVKQSLGQQLPISAQVKVKGQVIQLEVAQTPQQQATGLMYRTMLAANRGMLFAFNSPRSIGFWMKNTLIPLDMVFLRNGEVKAIQPQVPPCKADPCPSYGPGPNTLIDQVIELRGGRAAELGLKAGDRITIQFLSKQTRSNSQS; via the coding sequence ATGTTCTCCGCGAAGCATAAGACAAACTGGCTAACGTATTCTGTAAAGCCTTGGCCCAAATTGCTGTGCGTTGGCCTCAGTGGGTTTTTGTTAGCCTGTACCTCACCATCCTCTTCGATCGCGCCCTCTAGTCAAGCTCAACGCCCCTTGGATACTCAACCCAGTTCTCCCTCGGTTAAGCCAGTCAAACAAAGCTTGGGTCAGCAATTGCCAATCAGTGCCCAGGTTAAAGTCAAGGGTCAAGTGATCCAGTTAGAGGTGGCTCAGACTCCACAGCAGCAGGCCACAGGTTTGATGTATCGGACGATGCTAGCTGCAAATCGAGGCATGTTATTTGCCTTTAACTCACCGCGTTCGATCGGTTTTTGGATGAAAAACACCTTGATTCCGTTGGATATGGTTTTTTTGCGGAACGGTGAGGTAAAAGCCATCCAGCCTCAGGTACCTCCTTGCAAAGCCGATCCCTGTCCTTCCTATGGTCCTGGCCCAAATACCCTGATCGACCAAGTGATTGAGCTACGGGGAGGTAGAGCGGCTGAGTTAGGGCTAAAAGCAGGCGATCGCATCACCATTCAATTTTTGTCTAAACAGACTCGCTCGAACTCCCAATCTTAG